One Silene latifolia isolate original U9 population chromosome 4, ASM4854445v1, whole genome shotgun sequence DNA segment encodes these proteins:
- the LOC141651293 gene encoding uncharacterized protein LOC141651293, whose amino-acid sequence MSSRLRKHESGTPLNETTGCDENFDNPNPFVEEDIIEENYENNDVQSDGGNTGNHVVSDSETEKATDYMEKFGFDIFDPRNWDALDSKMVDVIVEEGLKRDMTIDQGPKDDLNRFFSSTSYNKLLPNGEKCDKDWLVYSKELDRVFCFCCKVFSKGCARRGRLAMEGFDSLVHLSGRLKEHESSLQHIQNMTTWYDLRLRLRNNQTIDSINQSQIKKEKEHWNQVLLRIISIVKFLAKVNLAF is encoded by the exons ATGTCTTCTAGACTTAGGAAACATGAATCCGG TACCCCTTTAAATGAGACGACTGGTTGTGATGAGAATTTTGATAATCCCAACCCCTTTGTTGAAGAAGATATCATAGAGGAAAACTATGAAAACAACGATGTTCAAAGTGATGGTGGTAATACTGGTAATCATGTTGTAAGTGATAGTGAAACTGAAAAGGCTACCGATTATATGGAAAAATTTGGATTTGATATATTTGACCCTAGAAATTGGGATGCTCTAGATTCTAAGATGGTTGATGTTATAGTCGAGGAAGGCCTTAAAAGGGATATGACTATTGATCAAGGTCCGAAGGATGATTTAAATAGATTTTTCTCATCCACTTCTTATAATAAACTTTTACCAAATGGAGAAAAATGTGACAAAGATTGGCTTGTTTATTCAAAGGAACTTGATAGAgtcttttgtttttgttgtaaGGTTTTTAGTAAAGGTTGTGCAAGAAGAGGTAGATTAGCTATGGAAGGTTTCGATAGTTTGGTACATCTTAGTGGTAGGCTTAAAGAACATGAATCAAGTTTACAGCATATTCAAAATATGACCACATGGTATGATTTGCGTCTGAGACTTCGGAATAATCAAACAATTGATAGTATAAATCAATCTCAAATTAAAAAGGAAAAGGAGCACTGGAATCAAGTTTTATTGAGAATAATTTCAATTGTGAAGTTTCTTGCTAAGGTTAATTTAGCATTTTGA
- the LOC141651292 gene encoding uncharacterized protein LOC141651292 produces the protein MLYHVNLVSKSLQSKDVFIDVAIKEMKGLVTFFEEFRETGLENAIEEAKKIALEININPVFPQRRVIRRKRQFDENQNMTHQWFEKYKEFENVFGFLFTSERLLSMEYTRLKLCCIGFEDAHKKDEQADLNGTDLYMELKIMLTIPVTVASVLRSFSKLRLFKSYLRTTMSQERLNGLALIAIENDILERLEYKDIINVFASQNARMPAIFKLD, from the exons ATGTTGTATCATGTTAATTTGGTGAGCAAGAGTTTGCAATCGAAGGATGTGTTTATAGATGTTGCAATTAAAGAGATGAAGGGTTTAGTTACTTTCTTTGAGGAATTTCGAGAAACTGGCCTTGAGAACGCTATTGAAGAAGCTAAAAAGATTGCTCTTGAAATAAATATCAACCCTGTATTTCCTCAAAGACGAGTAATTCGAAGAAAAAGACAATTTGATGAAAATCAAAATATGACCCACCAGTG GTTTGAAAAATATAAAGAGTTTGAGAATGTCTTTGGCTTCTTATTTACTTCTGAAAGACTTCTTTCCATGGAATACACGCGCTTAAAATTATGTTGCATTGGTTTTGAAGATGCCCATAAGAAAGATGAACAAGCTGACCTTAATGGAACTGATTTATACATGGAGTTAAA aatcatgctcactattccagTAACTGTTGCAAGTGTGTTAAGAAGCTTTTCGAAACTTAGATTGTTTAAATCTTATTTGCGAACTACAATGTCACAAGAAAGGCTCAATGGTTTGGCGTTGATTGCGATTGAGAATGATATTTTAGAACGATTGGAATATAAAGATATAATTAATGTGTTTGCTTCTCAAAACGCAAGGATGCCGGCTATATTCAAGCTAGATTAA